In Treponema vincentii, a single window of DNA contains:
- the ftsZ gene encoding cell division protein FtsZ, with product MDYQVMQQNELLPVNPTVIKVIGAGGGGSNAVNRMLECNIQYVDFIVANTDVQALNYSKAPMKLVIGSKLTGGLGAGGKPDIGEKAAMEDTEIIANAVRGAHMVFITAGMGGGTGTGSAPVIAKIARDQGALTVGVVTKPFAFEGRAKMRTAEAGIEKLRQNVDTLVVIPNQHLLNLVDSKQTIKDAFVMADDVLRRAVQGIADIITKNGLVNIDFADVRSTMAGQGDALMGVGTGSGENRAVDAATNAINNPLLEDSHIEGATRILVNIYAAEMPSTIEVNDIMEIVTANANPDVETIHGITVDETDEAMKDKITVTVIATGFPTDTDPIPNLMQKQGQPTGATAQPEPLHTSFLQNDFISASEWAKLQTPQQPTLPGLGPRNAGIPAAPPPQPAMAETPRQPIRVQLPGANTDLDVPAYIRNKPF from the coding sequence ATGGATTACCAAGTAATGCAGCAAAATGAACTGTTACCGGTTAATCCCACCGTTATTAAAGTAATCGGCGCGGGAGGAGGCGGTTCGAATGCAGTTAATAGGATGTTGGAGTGCAACATACAGTACGTCGATTTTATCGTTGCCAATACCGACGTACAGGCGCTTAATTATTCAAAAGCACCGATGAAATTAGTGATCGGATCAAAGTTAACCGGAGGACTCGGTGCCGGTGGAAAACCTGACATAGGTGAAAAAGCCGCTATGGAAGATACCGAAATTATTGCGAATGCAGTCCGCGGTGCACACATGGTGTTTATCACCGCCGGCATGGGCGGCGGCACCGGTACCGGTTCGGCGCCGGTTATCGCAAAGATAGCCCGTGATCAGGGTGCCCTAACGGTTGGTGTCGTTACCAAACCATTTGCTTTTGAAGGGCGTGCAAAGATGCGTACCGCCGAAGCAGGAATTGAAAAACTTCGCCAAAACGTCGATACGCTAGTCGTCATCCCAAATCAGCATTTATTAAACCTTGTAGACAGTAAGCAGACGATAAAAGACGCATTCGTCATGGCGGATGACGTGCTGCGCCGTGCAGTACAAGGCATTGCCGATATTATTACAAAAAACGGATTGGTCAATATAGACTTCGCGGATGTCCGCTCAACGATGGCCGGTCAGGGTGATGCACTCATGGGTGTCGGCACCGGATCGGGAGAAAATCGAGCGGTGGATGCGGCAACCAATGCCATCAACAACCCGCTTTTGGAAGATTCGCATATCGAAGGCGCAACACGAATACTGGTGAATATCTACGCAGCGGAGATGCCTTCTACCATAGAAGTCAACGATATTATGGAAATCGTTACAGCAAACGCCAACCCCGATGTAGAAACTATCCACGGTATTACCGTCGACGAAACCGACGAGGCCATGAAAGATAAAATCACCGTAACGGTCATTGCAACAGGTTTCCCAACCGATACGGATCCGATTCCGAATCTTATGCAAAAGCAGGGACAGCCCACAGGGGCAACAGCTCAACCTGAACCGCTCCATACGTCGTTTTTACAAAACGATTTTATTTCAGCAAGCGAATGGGCAAAGCTGCAAACACCGCAACAGCCTACCCTACCCGGTCTCGGCCCGCGGAATGCAGGAATACCGGCAGCCCCGCCGCCCCAACCGGCAATGGCCGAAACTCCACGCCAGCCTATCCGTGTGCAGCTCCCCGGCGCTAATACGGATTTGGATGTGCCGGCCTACATACGCAACAAACCCTTTTAA
- the ftsA gene encoding cell division protein FtsA, translating into MSDIIVGLDIGTSAIRAVVAEKLETGVLQIIGVGTGISEGLRKGTVVNIEKTVQGIHEAVEAAEMMSGVEITHCITGIGGTHIEGLNSRGIVAVTDKGKGNREIDQQDIDRVIEAAKAVVIPMDRRVMHVIPQSYIVDDQRGIADPHNVIGVRIEAEVHIITGSVTCIKNIVDCVKRANLQVDTPMYHGLAAVESVMTQEEQDLGSVLIDIGGGTTDIVVMSGGAPILTTVLPVGGGHATNDLAIVKGLSTETAEKLKITDGCCWQPLLEDNKSVLISAPGGRAPIQIEKADICDILQARMAEIFTMVKDKISPAIATNRFAGNVILCGGGSLMQGATELASEIFDTPAVRLGIPGTFGGLTGEYRSPEFAAVLGLILSQYKQRAASGEETKKMEAEQGKIIGKLKDFWKNLF; encoded by the coding sequence ATGAGTGATATCATAGTCGGATTGGATATAGGTACCAGCGCAATCAGAGCTGTTGTCGCTGAAAAACTGGAAACAGGCGTTCTGCAAATTATCGGCGTGGGCACCGGCATTTCCGAAGGCTTACGGAAAGGAACCGTCGTTAATATCGAAAAAACCGTACAGGGAATTCACGAGGCAGTGGAAGCCGCAGAGATGATGTCCGGCGTGGAAATTACGCACTGCATTACGGGAATCGGCGGCACCCACATTGAAGGACTTAATTCCCGCGGTATTGTCGCCGTTACCGATAAAGGAAAAGGAAATCGGGAAATAGACCAACAGGATATCGACCGCGTTATAGAAGCTGCAAAGGCTGTTGTTATTCCGATGGATAGGCGTGTCATGCACGTAATTCCTCAATCATATATCGTCGACGATCAGCGCGGTATTGCGGATCCGCACAACGTAATCGGTGTCCGTATCGAAGCGGAGGTGCATATTATTACCGGATCGGTTACCTGCATCAAAAATATCGTCGACTGTGTGAAGCGTGCCAATTTGCAAGTTGACACACCGATGTATCACGGGTTAGCCGCTGTAGAATCCGTTATGACGCAGGAAGAACAAGATCTCGGATCGGTACTCATCGATATCGGAGGAGGCACTACCGATATTGTGGTGATGTCGGGCGGAGCGCCGATACTTACGACCGTGCTGCCCGTAGGCGGAGGTCATGCGACAAACGATTTGGCAATTGTAAAAGGGCTTTCAACCGAGACCGCAGAAAAGCTCAAGATAACCGACGGATGCTGTTGGCAGCCGCTTTTGGAAGATAATAAATCGGTACTGATTTCCGCTCCGGGCGGACGGGCACCGATACAGATTGAAAAAGCGGATATATGCGATATTCTGCAAGCCCGAATGGCGGAAATTTTTACGATGGTAAAGGATAAAATAAGCCCTGCAATCGCTACGAACCGATTTGCAGGTAACGTTATCCTCTGCGGCGGCGGTTCGCTTATGCAGGGTGCTACGGAGCTTGCTTCCGAAATTTTCGATACCCCCGCCGTCAGATTAGGTATTCCGGGAACCTTCGGCGGTTTAACCGGAGAATACCGCAGTCCCGAATTTGCCGCCGTACTCGGACTGATTTTATCGCAGTACAAACAGCGGGCAGCTTCCGGTGAAGAAACGAAAAAAATGGAAGCAGAACAGGGTAAAATTATCGGTAAACTCAAAGACTTTTGGAAAAATCTATTTTAA
- a CDS encoding ABC transporter ATP-binding protein gives MTIVQVKNLRKTYPLGKVLVEAVKGINFSIDSGEFVSISGPSGSGKSTTLNMIGLIDTPTSGELIINGETIYQEKDFTSLSKRKNKGLKIPPKLDKRITQLRHEYLGFIFQSFNLIPVLDVYENIEFPLLFGKAKESKEKSKEWIEHLIEKVGLSEWTHHKSNELSGGQRQRVAIARALVTKPALVLADEPTANLDSKTGDQILALMKDMSREFNTTFIFSTHDAKIVNMTDHRIKILDGNVVEDTKVNG, from the coding sequence ATGACCATTGTACAAGTTAAGAATTTGCGCAAAACCTATCCCTTAGGGAAGGTTTTGGTAGAAGCAGTAAAAGGAATTAATTTTTCCATCGATAGCGGGGAATTTGTTTCCATTTCCGGACCGTCCGGCTCAGGGAAATCCACTACGCTCAACATGATTGGCTTGATCGATACGCCGACCTCCGGTGAGCTTATCATAAACGGAGAAACAATTTATCAAGAAAAAGACTTTACCTCTCTTTCCAAACGGAAAAACAAGGGCTTAAAAATTCCGCCGAAGCTCGACAAGCGGATCACTCAGCTGCGCCACGAGTATCTGGGCTTTATCTTTCAATCCTTTAACCTGATTCCTGTTTTGGATGTATACGAAAACATCGAGTTTCCCCTTTTGTTCGGTAAGGCAAAAGAAAGCAAAGAAAAGAGTAAGGAATGGATTGAGCACCTCATTGAAAAGGTCGGATTGAGCGAATGGACGCACCATAAATCGAACGAGCTTTCAGGCGGTCAGCGGCAGCGCGTTGCTATTGCCCGTGCCTTGGTTACAAAACCTGCATTGGTGCTTGCCGACGAACCCACTGCAAACCTCGATTCCAAAACCGGCGATCAGATTCTTGCACTGATGAAGGACATGAGCCGCGAGTTTAATACCACCTTTATCTTCTCTACCCACGATGCAAAAATCGTCAATATGACCGACCACCGCATTAAAATCTTAGACGGAAATGTCGTCGAGGACACGAAGGTTAATGGGTAA
- a CDS encoding cell division protein FtsQ/DivIB, giving the protein MSDIIGLQNHAYTELQQSPQTVKKTKGKQLLKIIILVMLLFLAGDSVYYLFILPFNSTAKIQFSGIDTVLEADLKKAAGITGTEKWGKIDKDVLLHRIASYPLVAEVHVLKKYPDKVLIEITERKPVGVLLATVGDRTIPMEIDRTGTVFKAASKKEPQELPIISGLSFQTIRAGMKVHKQLVPLFRQLDLLQKKNPALLSEISEMKIEQKKYGGFDLILYPVRTQVKVRADSTLNEDRLQYMMLTLDVIRELDLSSKIEELDVRAGTASYRLRGEANE; this is encoded by the coding sequence ATGTCTGATATTATCGGTTTACAAAACCATGCTTACACAGAATTGCAGCAATCACCTCAAACCGTTAAAAAAACAAAAGGGAAGCAGCTCCTTAAAATTATCATTTTAGTGATGTTGTTATTTTTGGCGGGTGACTCCGTTTATTATCTTTTTATCTTGCCTTTTAATTCGACGGCAAAGATACAGTTTTCCGGAATCGACACCGTTCTCGAAGCGGATCTAAAAAAAGCAGCGGGCATTACCGGCACGGAAAAGTGGGGAAAGATCGATAAAGATGTGTTATTGCATCGGATTGCAAGTTATCCGCTCGTTGCGGAAGTACACGTACTTAAAAAATATCCGGACAAGGTTCTGATTGAAATAACCGAACGGAAGCCGGTAGGCGTATTACTCGCAACTGTTGGCGACCGAACTATCCCGATGGAAATAGATAGAACAGGAACAGTGTTTAAAGCAGCATCCAAGAAAGAGCCGCAAGAGTTACCCATTATCAGCGGTCTCTCTTTTCAAACTATACGGGCGGGAATGAAGGTGCATAAGCAGCTTGTGCCGTTATTTAGACAGCTGGATCTTTTGCAGAAGAAAAATCCGGCCTTACTCAGCGAAATTTCCGAAATGAAGATTGAACAGAAAAAATACGGAGGTTTTGACCTTATCCTCTATCCGGTGCGAACTCAAGTTAAAGTACGTGCAGACAGTACATTGAATGAGGATCGATTGCAGTATATGATGTTAACGTTGGATGTCATACGGGAACTTGATCTGAGTTCAAAGATTGAGGAGTTGGATGTACGGGCAGGAACCGCTTCCTACCGTTTAAGAGGTGAAGCCAATGAGTGA
- a CDS encoding dicarboxylate/amino acid:cation symporter, protein MKKNVLRLYLDSNLLKRILGALILGAITGIVLGFFPDAVQPYVTYTKFFGDVFIRLLKMIVVPVVLFSIICGSASIEPAKLGRIGVKIIIYYLLTSALAVFVGLVFANLLRPGFGFSVIGSAAAKAKISEAPAMNQILLKMIPTNPMEALAQGDMLPIILFAMLFGFAVSFVRGSKDELLRKSGDTVFFGCNGAAEAMYKIVGGIMQYAPIGVFVLISIVFAQQGPQAIGPLLMVTLCAYLGFVVQTIAVYGAILAASKVSPITFFKKIHEIMITAFVTRSSSGTLPVTMRVAEENLGIPRSISSFTLPLGATINMNGTAIYLGVCAMFIGYAIGSPLSLSQQITVVLTATLAAVGTAGVPGSGAIMLLMVLDSCGLKLTEGSAVAAAYAMILGIDALLDMGRTCINVTGDVVGTLIVSKQEEKYQAVNQANN, encoded by the coding sequence ATGAAAAAAAATGTATTAAGGCTGTATCTGGATTCAAATTTGCTAAAACGAATTCTCGGTGCGTTGATACTCGGTGCAATTACCGGTATCGTACTCGGTTTTTTCCCCGATGCAGTACAACCGTACGTAACGTATACAAAATTTTTCGGCGATGTATTTATTCGATTGCTGAAAATGATTGTTGTGCCTGTCGTATTATTTTCCATTATTTGCGGTTCGGCTAGTATTGAACCGGCAAAGTTGGGGCGGATCGGCGTAAAAATTATTATCTACTATTTATTAACCAGTGCGCTTGCCGTATTCGTCGGGCTTGTATTTGCCAATCTGTTGCGTCCCGGCTTCGGTTTTTCGGTTATCGGTTCGGCGGCTGCAAAGGCGAAGATCAGTGAAGCACCTGCAATGAATCAAATCCTCTTAAAAATGATCCCCACCAATCCGATGGAAGCCCTTGCGCAAGGGGATATGCTGCCCATTATATTATTTGCAATGTTGTTCGGTTTTGCCGTTTCTTTTGTTCGCGGTTCAAAAGACGAATTGCTTCGAAAAAGCGGCGATACCGTGTTTTTCGGCTGTAATGGAGCGGCAGAGGCAATGTATAAAATCGTCGGCGGAATTATGCAATACGCGCCTATCGGCGTATTCGTTCTAATTTCCATCGTGTTTGCTCAACAGGGACCGCAGGCAATAGGGCCTCTTTTAATGGTAACGCTGTGCGCCTATCTCGGATTTGTCGTACAAACGATTGCAGTGTATGGTGCCATCCTTGCCGCATCAAAGGTTTCTCCGATAACCTTTTTTAAGAAGATTCATGAGATTATGATCACTGCATTTGTAACTCGTTCGTCATCGGGCACGTTGCCGGTTACTATGCGCGTTGCAGAAGAAAATTTGGGGATTCCGCGCAGTATTTCTTCGTTTACGCTGCCACTCGGAGCGACAATTAATATGAACGGTACTGCCATCTATCTCGGCGTTTGCGCGATGTTTATCGGTTATGCAATCGGTTCTCCGTTGAGTCTTTCACAGCAGATTACCGTGGTGCTTACAGCGACACTGGCGGCCGTCGGCACTGCGGGTGTTCCGGGTTCGGGTGCTATTATGCTGCTGATGGTGCTCGACTCCTGCGGTTTAAAACTCACCGAAGGTTCTGCCGTAGCAGCGGCTTACGCCATGATTCTCGGAATAGACGCACTGCTTGATATGGGAAGAACCTGTATCAATGTAACAGGCGATGTGGTCGGTACGCTCATTGTTTCCAAACAGGAGGAAAAATATCAAGCGGTAAACCAAGCGAATAACTAA